ccgggatgcgcgggatcatagtacactttttccatgaagcgtgtctcagacatgttgaaaacagaatgagaagggatgctcgtttgagaggtatttatttttttattagctgttaagaaatctttagcatacacattttgtgagtaacatgagtaaatacattttgtgagtaacatgagcaaatacatttgtaacatttgtaatgtgaaagtacagatagtcaaaaactagtccaagaccaatgcgttatcatcagtagagtttgagttaagactttatgatctagactgaggcagatatcatcgtgtaattttccaagttcttccaagatgcttacagaatggttgttttgcacaagtctgctggtcacatcaatgagcaaagcataaaaggctatcatatgacatggttttacaacatcgttggacagttctttaaaaattactttaaaacaatccgacaatccagatttgctcataagcatcgtgtcatttaccatctcttcccaaagtgcgggtcctgcacacgttctggttttttccagcaagatgtttttgtttgaagccgttttgttctcaatagcctggtacaagatgtttattatctgacccttgatcaattggatcttgacaccttctacatcgtttacaacttttccccagaagctccccattttatatctgaaaatggtgttttcagatataagtgttttcagtccagtactgagtcaccgtgtccagatgttcctgtttaatctcgctgtcgttgtcggcgatactctcgtacatttgttggatgggagtgtagattaattcgctggatttcagctcgaacaaaagggtctctgcggcgatcttgactttcacgtagtcagcgttgacaccgcacgctttcaggaaattttgaatagcaggaatgaacttgggtgtgtagagtcttttcatcaacatgtaaaagttgttgcggtagaaacccggttcgatcacatccaaacactggtgttggcgctggctggggtggtcgatccgacatccgttgcaaacctcacccttgtacaggtccaggacgacgctaagtagatgaagaacgcctttttttaccagaccaaagaattcagatgcccagccgtcaagctggtcagcaccgttacatacacccccggggagatccgatgcgtcgtcgggcaaaggcagatcaggggttgttgagcgtgaaagactctccacaccgctcacagagattggagaacctggacgtgaagaagccggagacggcgcaggatctctgccttggagaagagactcggacagctctggaagtgatgctgagtctctgacgggtggtgtcagtgagggtgagtgaggactggacaccccaggatccgatgccgagcgtccgaggggtggggttggtggagggcttagccaaggagtgagagactccttagaatccgtgggatccaagcgttggatgagtgagtcaaagtccagcctgcgaggccgaagccgacgttgagggcgttccgcttgtgtctcatcctcatcccacagataggaattgctcggattgtcagatccgctcttgacgcttctgttggtagacatgctctccttagtgtttcactccggtagtgggtaacgtatggttcagacgaacgtcttttatacatttgagatatgggtgtgggcttacacgagggaggactctttttttcgtcaccacagtgttgttccaaagacgacaatggtgaaaaaattttgtgattttatcatccatttcatgcatcttttccatgctgcaagaggtagagtcaacacgttgctgaaaaccccacagtctgagctaaaaagatccaagacaaaatactgtctcggtttccctgacatctcttccatctgcatcttgtagctagcacgatagaaccatcttcccgtacccgaggttttcgtcaaccaaatgctcacaaatgtttgttctgtggaaggtttctgttctgtgttgtttctttcttcacagccttcttcagtcacacacaccattctcggtttgatcagtttcaacacaccccagtcattggaagacatcgtagccgacaacataggcccctcactggaagattcttcccgctgatagagaatcagctcccccgtcttgtaacggaacacatacccaaaactccctgtttgactataaggctccaaagaccattcttgctgcaaaggctcagaaggtgacgcctgagaacgctgtacaaacaccgtggatttttcaactacttttccacacaattctcttataacggtcacagccgtctcaccaatcaaggatgtagaactactcatgttgtccacagatggctatgccaggactatggcaaaactgttttgtaactgttgcccttattaaaaaaaggcgggaaaggcgggaaagggaggtggggggggggggggaacagatgtgggcgggttcagggaaaggtcaacctgtcactttgacaagaagtaccccatttcttctctctcacctgcagagggagtcaggcacactaagctgggacagcttgtcctgtagcagagtgGGGCGGATGGtattgaatgcagagctgaagtccacgaacaggatcctcgcgtaggttcccggggagtccagatgctgcagggtggagtgaagggccaggttgaccgcgtcgtccacagatctgttggctctgtaggcgaactgcagtggatccaggaggggggtggtgatggacttgaggtgtggcaggatcaggcgctctaaggacttcatgactacagaggtgagcgccacaggtctgtagttgttaagcccagtgatccgtggcttcttggggacggggacgatggttgaggttttgaggcaggctggcacctggcacgactccagggaggagttgaagatgtctgtgaagacaggagtcagctcctctgcgcagtgcctcagggtggagggagacacgccgtccgggccaggggccttgcgcgggttcagcctggcgaactgcctgcgcacatcctgctcactgatggtgaacaaagggggggaggaggggggaactggtggtaagtgatgggggggggactgatggtgagtggagggggggaggaggaggggactgcctttgatggagtaaggtccatgggggcagtgacactggggggaggggaggtgttgggcatggctgacgaggtgtcaaagcgggcatagtggagggacaggctctgacaaagggctttgtcgtcctgaccctttgaagcctgaggcctgtagtcggtgatctgcctcaggcctctccacacagaagcagagtcgttagcagtaaactgctgctgaagtttctccgaatacacagatttagctctcctcagttccttgctaaaccggtatttggcctctctgtagcagtctctgtctccacttttcagcgctgcttccttttctttcctgatctgtctgagtctcggtgtgaaccagggcttgtcattggagtaactcaccctagtgcgcgttggtagaatgcgctcctcacaaaagtggatatatgaggtcacagtgtccgtgtactcatccagatcatgtgtggcccctttaaacatgtcccagtcagttgtgtccaagcacgtgcgcagctcctccacagcctcactggtccatctcttcgtggttCTCATGGATGGCTTTGTTAGTttgagtttctgtctgtatgtggggatcaggtggaccatcacgtgatcagacagtcctagcgCAGCACGGGGGATAGcccgatacgcgtccttcactgtggtgtagcagtgatccagcgtgttctctgctctggtggggcatttgataaactgtttggacctggggagctcgtatctcaggttgctctgattaaagtcaccaagcacgataaccagagcgtcgggataggtccgctccacttgttgaatacGGTCCGCGAGCGTGCActgagcctcgcgcacgtccgcatctggcgagatgtaaacagaggccagaatgaatgaagcgaactcacgcggagaatagaagggtctgcagttgatgtTGATCTAATCTatcatgacctcagtttttcctgagttaaggaggaggaaatttgaagacatccaagactttatgtctttaagacaggtctgaagcttcactaactgctctgtcttctctgggttcatggataaatatagctgagtatcatcagcataacaatgaaaatttatcccatgctgccgaataatgtttccaaaGAGacgcatgtacaaggtgaaaatgattggtccaagtacagaaccttgtggaactccatggctaaccgtactgggccaagcatttagctaccaggcccccctgctatggaaccagctccctgtccaggtacgggaggctgactccatctctacttttaagattagacttaaaacctacctttttgaaaaagcttattgttactaattctgtagttccagttattatcatagacagacaaactatcatacttagggggtcatctaatcattaggttaacatcttagctatgctgctataggccaaggctgctggggtccagaaacatgatcacctgacaggcctctgtcaccccactgggtcatggtttcctctcctctcctctcctctcctctctctcctctcctctcctctcctctcctctcctcatcaagtagactagtaatgctatttcctgtgtagtttttctgcccccccccccttctgtatccatttacaggtagagctgtatactgacctctgaccccgctgacccactcaaccagcagcttattcaattcaatttaattcaatataatgtatttttgtatgtatttccatgctccgctctgctccactccactcctctctctctacccagccggccatcagcaggagggtccccttacatgaacctggtcctgctcaaggtttcttcctgttaaaggggagtttttccttgccactgttgcttgtctggggttaggccctgggattctggaaagcgccttgaaacaattctgattgtaagacgctatataaataaagattgattgattgattgatactGTATGAAGAGTTAATGCCAtgaacatgagcaaactggtatctatcagataaatatgatctaaaccagtctagtgctgtccctttaatcccaatcacatgttccagtctctgcaacaggatgctgtgatcaactgtatcaaaagcagcactgaggtccagcagaaccagcatagagaccagtccatgatttGAAGCTATGAAAAGATCATTAGATCATTAgtagaagtgctgtttctgtgctgtggtgagctctaaagcctgactgaaacatctcaaacaggctgttcctctgcaggtgctccagtaactgagtcaccaccaccttctcaagagttttaaagataaaaggaaggttggatattggcctatagtttgctaatacgtcaggatccagtgatggtttcttaagcaacggcttaatcactgccaccttgtaggacataacctgacactaaagaaccattgatctggaccaggatagaactgcctatcaatggtaaaacatccttcaacaggtgtgttgggatgggatctaaaagacacgtggtgctcttggatttctgaattagcagcgatgcctcagaaaaatatacagGACACTTTGATGTAATTAATGTTATTCATCTCATATTATGTACTTAATGTTTTTCTTGATAAGATATGGTTCATCTGTAATTTCAATATAGgcaaatgaggaaaaaatgtCAAGAGGTCAACTAAGGCTCTGATTGTGATTCttgattttgaaatgttttgcttGATAAAGTGCCATGCACTGTTACATTTTTATAATTAGAGGCATACTATGCACTTTGTTTGAGATGCATTTGATGCTGCCTGTCACTTAAATGAGTGCAATCTTAAGTATCTGTGATGTGGCTTGCCTAGACTGATTCTATGGTGTCTGATTTATGTTCAGACTAGACTAAAGTTATTGCAGTCATAGTCCATGTATAGATTTATGTGCAAATGCTGTTCCGCATTTATAAAATAGAATATATTGACTCTTTCAGTATGTTGTTGCAATTTCTTTGTTACCATGATTTCTCATATTCTCTGGCCCCTTATTTTTCCTCAGATTCTTGAACTGGCCCCAAGTACAAATTAATTCAATAGCCCTGTTTAGGGGCACCCCTGGCATCACTTAGCACTGACAGAGTGCCTTTCTGTGCTAATGACTATGCAGCAATGAACCAGTGCCTGACAGCCATTCTATCAGGTAAGTGTTGAGCTTTcagaggaaaggagagtgtcagggtcaaaggcaaTTCCTTTAGCCAAAATGTTCAGACTTGTAACTTCTGCTCAATGTGCCCAAATGGCTCCTTGTATTGGTGCCACACatggcaacatttaaaaactaatttaaattaaaaattcaGTGGCTTGGAAAAGGTGAACTCCATGTCTGTGGCCACCATCTAAGATCTACGGTTTAAACAGGCAGGCTTTACTTATCAAAGcaatgctcaggctgctgtagaAAGGATGACACAAGAGTGTGCCAGTCTTATTGATGGGTCGGCAGAAGATGTGTCACTGGAGATTGCAGCAACATCTGCCGGTTCTGGTGAACTATATTACAACTTGTGGGCTTTACTGGACATCGATGGAGTGtgccagcagcacagcagcagtgcaTCTGCCAGCATTGCTGTGGGGATCCAGAGGAATGCATGCTGATGACTGttgaaacatcagttttttcAATCATTCGttgtcttactgtctgtgtcatatatgtttgaaagaacaaattctgacaagagcAGAGAATTCCctgaagtactgggtggcacaaaattaagattattttatttctgatttGATTCTGTGCTTGTCTGACCAAAACGTCAACAAACCAAATACAGGTTTTAGTTTGATGAATATGTTGTTTTATTGAACTTGAGCAAAACAATTTGTTCATATAAAAAATTTCCTCAATGCACACTTGTTCTTTCGGTGAGCAGGATGATGTCGCTATTTCCAGCAGGTTACTTCATAGAAAAGAGTCAGGAGTTTGCAAGCCTCATAAGCAACAGTATTTTTACTGATTTGAATGCATCTCTCCTCCAGAGGATGCTGGATGTGGGCAGGAACTGTTTTACCAAATCTCATGCACTGCTCCAGAAAATGAATACACTCCTTTATCACAGAGTCAACTGGCATGACCATATGTTTGGCTATGTTCtccagcagagaaagaaagcaTTGCTTGGCGTAAAACCATGTGTCAGTCCCCAACTTCTTGTCATAAGGCTCCAGGTTCTTTATAACACGCGAAATGCCAAACTCATAGTTTCCCTTTGTGCAGTACAACATCCCTATTACCAAATTTACAATGCAGTGGTGGAAGACCATCTTGTTGGGGTCATCTTTGGAgatctgtttctcttttttttcaatctccttcatcagctcctcGGCCTGTGTATTGCTGCAGGTCATTACATAGGAAAAACAGAGGTTGGCCAGGACCACAGCACTTACATTTAGAATATTATCACTGTGTTTAACGACAATGGGCTCATAGAAGCTAATGGCCTTCTTATATTTGTTCTGCATGAAAAGCACATGAGCAATGTTCAGCTTCAAAGTGTCATCCTCACACCAGATCTCCCATGATTTGTGGAAAATCTTCTGTACCATATCATAGTTCTCTCGGTTCCAGTAGATCTTTGCCTGGGCCATCATGACCACAGTGTACTTCTCCAAAATTTCTTTGCATTCCTGCACAGTCTTCATCTTTGCTTCCTTATTTCTTGCCTGCCTTCGTACCTTTTTGGCCATCTTGCGTACTTGCTCAGATAGTTTGCCACACATGTCATCAAATTTCCTAAAAGTTTCCTCCGGTGTTTTTTGACTCATCAACAAGGCATCCAGTAACTCGTATATATATGGTGTGAAAATTTTGTGGGTAAGATGGGCATTCTCGGCCAGGACATCAGCTGCTAGGTAGACATACTCATATTTGCAGTAGAGGAGCAGCAAATTTGCAAAGGTGACATGAGGAAAGAATGGCTGCTGCAACAGGGAGGCCAACTTCTTGAAACCGTCTGATGGTTTTGTATCCATGTTCAATAGAGCCTGGTTGTGGAGAGTCACTGGATCTAACTCTTGCTCGAATCGGGGTGACAGATGTGTCAAAGCCTCCTGAGCCATTTTAAGGTTCTGCCGCTGATATTCAATGGCGGCTTTAAGGTTTAAGGCTTTGATGAGAACTGTCTGATGATGTTCCGGTGTGTTTCCCATGCTGTGGAAATCGTCATCCTCTGAAATCATCTCAATGCTCAGTTGTAGATGTTCCTTGAAACCCTGGTTTTTAATGTATTCAATTTGTTTAAGGGCTTGAGGGTACATTTTTAGGCTATAGTAACATAAGGCAATGTTGTAAGACAATGCTGGAATATACCCCATCAATTTTACACCAGAGGTGAACTTCACACAGGCCTCTTCGTACTTGCCTTCCTGGTAAAGCAAACAGCCCATATTGTAGATGTAGTTGGGGTCATCTTGGGGAAGCTTCTCTAGCAGCAACTTAGCAGCAGAGTAATCTTCCTCACAATATTTGATGCAGGCTTGAAGTCTGAGCATCTtggtgtggctgctgctgtaaaGAGCAGACAAAGCCATAGTGGCCTCAGGATAAGCACCAGCTTTATACAGGGACAGAGCATAATACACCTTGTAGTCCTCCACTTCTGGATACAGCTGAGTGAGCTGCTTATAGCATTCAGCAGAACCGCTAAAGTTGTTGATGTGATAGTAGCAGTAACCCAGCAAAGATAATGCTGCCCTGGACTTTGGGTGTTTTTGAGATTGTGCAGTTAAAATTTGAATTGCGTCAACATACTGGCTTTCTTTAATTAGTTTGACTATTGTAGACATGGACGCAACATCCTTTATAGAGCtcattattttagatttttagcTAAAAAGGTAAAATAGTATTGGGAACGCCCTTTACAGCCAGCTAAGACCAGAACTAGCTCAGTAGCCTGTCTTTATCAGGTGTGGAAAGCAAAAGTACATCAAAAGCAAACCTAAATCAAAGTCTAAATGGCTTtgatcaaaaacaaaaatctaacTTTACTCAAATCACTCAAATCatcaaaaaacacaaagaatgaagcactgaggctttctgAACACTTGAGCCagaaaagattcaaagcttcaagaCTTCAGTGAGGGTTACATCTGATGAACAACTGAAGCCACagctgtttcaatcccatgagaGCAAAAAAGGTCCGCTAGGTCTGTGTATTCAGTCAAGTGCTTTGTTCATTCCTACCAAAGAATGGTTATATCATTATTACGGTAAAACAGGCAGATGCTCTCCCCCATACTCGAAAACACATTCCAGATTAACTCaaataataaatgcaaattatattaagaGTTTATTTAAAGTTTTGAGattatttaaaaactgtactGAATgtccctaacaggattagagatccttcctattttgcaaatgatcatggtgttttCATGGTGAATTTAGAAAcactgtttcttttgtgtgtgaagtgtttaaggaaaacctttcaAGATAATGGTTTTGGGTCATTGGGGGACTTGTAGGGTTGAATTGGAATGATTATTATCAGAAGCAGACCAGTTATTTGtcttcacaggtttttattgaGAGATCTAAGTTTTTCTACTGTGGCAGGCTTCTGTCGGGccctcttctggctgaccagctcccCAGCTTTGGAGAATATCCTTTCCCAGGGAAAAAAGAGGATGCTGGGATAAACAGCATAAACTGTATTATAACTGGTATAAATATAATAACTGGTATGAGAtgaaaatgatcccaaactttaGAGCATTGTTTATTGGTGGTACtcaccatgaaacttgccaaaaaaCTTTTACTCTctaaatctctatctcctcacaaccatATTTTGAAGCAAACCGATGCATCTAATATAGCTGGTTTAGCACTgaaccactcaaatctgtcaAAGGCTCAGAATGCATTGAAATGCCTtgagccaatgacacacactgaaagatGAGCCAATGAAAAGCTTCAAAACATTTTCAAGCAATGAAGGCCGAAGCCAAACAGCGATGAAGTGCAAAGATTCGAACGTCATCGATCACATGACACAGGTGTTTTGATAAAAGCTCTGACACACTCTTCATCCCGCCAGTGAGTTTCCAGTTTTGTTTgaatgcacgtgcacacaaggccagccaccccccacccccccttggGTTGATATATACCACTATTAAATGGGTGTCAAATAACCCTTAATTTTTTATATTTAGCAGAGTAGTCTCTCTTACCCCTCCCACTCAACCTTAATTTAGCAGAGTTTAGAAAAGTCTGTGTAGATtgtcaatcatccaggtcatagttatccaaggtagttttctttgtcaactggactgttttcttgtcttttgaagatgttttgccttctatctCATTCAAGAGCCTAAATCTATGTTCAGTTCTGAACTctctggggacagagcttgaaaatatagccatTGTGGAACATTAGcctgctaatgatctgggtggtcacctagtttcggttgaggtgtctcccctttgtctgctggctgacatggtggtgagtcactgggtctcctgaaatgatgtgaatgtttggtttgttgttggaaggagtggaggactgcattgtatgggggtgataggaagtgccttagcccacaacctctgttcaaggatggtttttccaatttgacatggatggcttccttgacaaccctttcaaaccagcggtcttctctgccCAGTACCCGTACTTGGCCATCCTCAAAgaagtgcccgctctcctttaagtgtaagtggactcctgaatcttgacccgaagaggtggcacgtctgtgttgtgccattcttctgtggagaggttgtttggtttcaccaatgtacagttccttgcattcctcctggcactgtacagcataaacaacattacattgtttgtgtcttggtgtcttgtccctCAGGTGTACCAGTCTTTGAGAGTGCTGCTTGGTTTAAACTGCAACAGTATGTCATGTTTtcggaggatcctcctaaattTCTCAGACTCTGGAAACAGATGGGGGATCAAAACGCTGTGGCAtttatttctctcctcctcttccttgcTGGGGTCTCATTTTTTTGaggtcttggtgaaggcccagtttATATGATCACTGTTTAAATGAGGAAGAATGGTCTGTCAGCCATCTCTCCATCAATGCCTTGAAACCATTTGAGGAAGCAAGCAGAGAGATTGCAACTGAAACCTGTTTATGTGTCCAAGATGATTCCCCTGGTGTCACTGCTCCTCAGAACCACTAAACCTTCTCAAGGTAGCAAGCTAGCTGCTCAGCTGTCAGGGCAATGTCAATGTTGGTCTGGTTGTCTCCACCTTTTTGGACAACAGATTTAGAAACCTGGGATTCCGTGACTCTGAAAACATTGACCACGCAAAAGCTTGACTTCTAACTGAAATGCAGTCCGTGAGACGGATGACAGCTCATTCATCAtctgcctccagctctgcccccagctcctgaaACTACCTCAAGCTTGTGAGGAGTGGCTGCTTCATCCCCACCTCCAGCAAGCGGTGGAATATGGGAAGAATTTGACTCTTAAGTCCTAGCCTCTCAGCAGCATCGGACAACAGGCACTGATACTCTAA
This genomic stretch from Takifugu flavidus isolate HTHZ2018 chromosome 9, ASM371156v2, whole genome shotgun sequence harbors:
- the LOC130531877 gene encoding tetratricopeptide repeat protein 30A-like, which produces MSSIKDVASMSTIVKLIKESQYVDAIQILTAQSQKHPKSRAALSLLGYCYYHINNFSGSAECYKQLTQLYPEVEDYKVYYALSLYKAGAYPEATMALSALYSSSHTKMLRLQACIKYCEEDYSAAKLLLEKLPQDDPNYIYNMGCLLYQEGKYEEACVKFTSGVKLMGYIPALSYNIALCYYSLKMYPQALKQIEYIKNQGFKEHLQLSIEMISEDDDFHSMGNTPEHHQTVLIKALNLKAAIEYQRQNLKMAQEALTHLSPRFEQELDPVTLHNQALLNMDTKPSDGFKKLASLLQQPFFPHVTFANLLLLYCKYEYVYLAADVLAENAHLTHKIFTPYIYELLDALLMSQKTPEETFRKFDDMCGKLSEQVRKMAKKVRRQARNKEAKMKTVQECKEILEKYTVVMMAQAKIYWNRENYDMVQKIFHKSWEIWCEDDTLKLNIAHVLFMQNKYKKAISFYEPIVVKHSDNILNVSAVVLANLCFSYVMTCSNTQAEELMKEIEKKEKQISKDDPNKMVFHHCIVNLVIGMLYCTKGNYEFGISRVIKNLEPYDKKLGTDTWFYAKQCFLSLLENIAKHMVMPVDSVIKECIHFLEQCMRFGKTVPAHIQHPLEERCIQISKNTVAYEACKLLTLFYEVTCWK